One window of the Desulfurispira natronophila genome contains the following:
- the nrfD gene encoding NrfD/PsrC family molybdoenzyme membrane anchor subunit — protein sequence MSLNIEAQKINFGPIRPTVGVMFWLIIGVVLTGIVLYASALVLFQGQMHFASSDQVPWNIFVSAYVFFVVTSTGLCFISAFGHVFGIEKYELIGKRAVFASLVFLAVGMYAIVIEIGRPWMMLHYVTSPNIASPMFWMGVFYGLYGLFLLLELVFIIMGKLRATQISGIFGFIVAVIAHGMLGALFGMTYARDMWFGPYMPIYFIMSAFVSGLGSLCIIILLSYKSKNQKMPERMSKLINDMGLVFGYALGALLFFVFWKTAAGLYAGKTEAYMLVMGDFAMRFWVLEVMVGIIIPMAILLYRATRTHLGIFIAAIMVLTGLVTARLNLVVVGQLKQPLGQPLATYSPNTLEIMFFIGLFGAFALVYIIGSYLFRFEDYEAQVAKALDEHESH from the coding sequence ATGTCATTAAATATTGAGGCTCAAAAAATTAATTTCGGGCCAATCCGCCCAACCGTCGGGGTCATGTTCTGGCTGATCATCGGCGTGGTTCTTACCGGTATCGTTCTCTACGCTTCGGCGCTGGTACTATTCCAGGGTCAAATGCACTTTGCTTCCAGTGATCAGGTTCCCTGGAATATCTTTGTCTCCGCTTACGTTTTCTTTGTGGTAACCAGTACCGGGCTTTGTTTTATTTCCGCCTTTGGGCATGTGTTCGGTATCGAAAAGTATGAGCTTATTGGTAAGCGGGCTGTATTTGCCTCTTTGGTTTTTCTGGCAGTGGGTATGTATGCCATTGTCATTGAAATTGGTCGTCCCTGGATGATGTTGCACTATGTCACATCCCCCAACATAGCATCGCCCATGTTCTGGATGGGTGTGTTTTACGGCCTCTATGGTCTGTTTCTCCTGTTGGAGCTTGTCTTTATTATCATGGGTAAGCTGCGCGCTACACAAATCAGCGGTATCTTTGGATTTATAGTTGCCGTTATTGCCCACGGTATGCTGGGTGCCCTCTTTGGAATGACCTATGCCCGCGACATGTGGTTTGGCCCTTACATGCCTATTTACTTCATCATGTCAGCATTTGTATCTGGTCTTGGCTCACTGTGCATTATCATCCTGCTGAGCTACAAGTCTAAAAACCAGAAGATGCCTGAGCGTATGAGCAAACTTATAAACGATATGGGGCTTGTATTTGGTTATGCTCTTGGCGCCCTCCTCTTTTTCGTTTTCTGGAAGACGGCTGCCGGCCTCTACGCTGGCAAGACGGAAGCATACATGCTGGTCATGGGTGATTTTGCAATGCGCTTTTGGGTTCTGGAAGTGATGGTGGGTATCATTATTCCCATGGCAATTCTGCTGTATCGCGCTACGCGCACACATTTGGGCATATTCATTGCCGCCATTATGGTACTTACTGGTCTGGTTACGGCCCGACTCAATCTGGTAGTAGTGGGGCAGCTTAAGCAGCCACTGGGACAACCTTTGGCGACCTATTCGCCCAATACTCTTGAGATTATGTTCTTTATTGGACTCTTTGGTGCCTTTGCCCTTGTGTATATAATAGGGAGTTACCTCTTCCGGTTTGAAGACTACGAGGCGCAGGTCGCTAAGGCTCTTGACGAGCACGAAAGCCATTGA
- the ectA gene encoding diaminobutyrate acetyltransferase: protein MKKTGDSDSSTITLRMPTLRDGRNVFELIKECPPLDVNSQYLYHIVCEHFRQTSVIAEMDGEAVGFISGYTIPEHRDIIFIWQVAVSAKARGKQLATRMLEEILRRKECSDVTFLHTTISPSNVPSQKLFTAIARTFEAPMREREYLPGEVFAEGHESEVLYEIGPLKK from the coding sequence ATGAAAAAAACCGGTGATTCAGATTCTTCGACGATCACCTTGCGAATGCCCACCTTGAGAGATGGGAGAAATGTATTTGAGCTTATCAAGGAATGTCCACCATTGGATGTCAACTCGCAGTACCTTTACCACATTGTCTGCGAGCACTTTCGACAAACCAGTGTTATCGCTGAAATGGATGGAGAAGCGGTAGGGTTTATTTCTGGCTATACCATACCGGAGCACAGGGATATAATTTTTATCTGGCAAGTTGCAGTTTCTGCCAAGGCTCGAGGTAAACAACTGGCTACACGCATGCTTGAAGAAATACTGCGACGTAAGGAGTGCAGTGACGTCACTTTTCTGCATACAACTATCAGTCCATCCAACGTTCCATCACAAAAATTGTTCACCGCCATTGCGCGCACATTCGAAGCCCCTATGAGGGAGAGAGAATATCTTCCTGGAGAAGTCTTTGCGGAGGGCCATGAGTCAGAGGTGCTCTATGAAATCGGTCCTCTGAAAAAGTAA